The following are from one region of the Oncorhynchus masou masou isolate Uvic2021 chromosome 24, UVic_Omas_1.1, whole genome shotgun sequence genome:
- the LOC135512180 gene encoding CREB3 regulatory factor-like isoform X1, translating to MPQPGSSGMEPFFGEAYGTHGLSATSEPFTVSPTGGSIESDQCVVVMLGPPALSLCRGQQRGCELLSDLLEDSTTDDTHTSERRWDVSALDDITRYTKGSPERTPPSCERSSVSPEGSREEPWLSQRPGGRQLRNPTDLTPRLGLVAGHHPLTGRGPGPWSQEARGQESEDRKGLHQVVQEERVSLPVDLEVHSEEHNYSLQSELDTESSQGTDCDIGEEEKGEEDEKEEGREAMEEVKEKEELQPHVRPKKRWCYWECSLYSEADLGRDGERDSRRAKGRDEGKDEEKDGGDIIWGPSTLPSTMCLIGGTSTNGKQGQRKARRTDASDLTPSPVKLQSLGEQLHTLSSALEGMTPVSDLPVTARAPTRKERNKLASRACRLKKKAQHEANKIKLWGLNQEYDCLLGAVLQIKELIRQRVESREEDTERGALRDRLEDILKESAGPRVAGRGKVFVERILKNHAGGQSTRETQGEGGSSDPSL from the exons tgtgtggtggtgatgTTGGGGCCCCCTGCCCTGTCCCTGTGTCGAGGCCAGCAGCGTGGATGTGAGTTACTCAGTGATCTCTTAGAAGACTCGACCACTGATGACACACACACCTCCGAGCGTCGCTGGGACGTCTCGGCCCTGGATGACATTACACGCTATACCAAGGGCAGCCCAGAGAGGACTCCACCGAGCTGCGAGCGCTCTTCCGTCTCACCTGAG GGAAGCAGAGAAGAACCATGGTTATCCCAGAGACCAGGGGGCAGGCAGCTGAGGAACCCTACAGACCTCACACCCCGTTTGGGGTTAGTGGCTGGACACCACCCTCTGACTGGGAGAGGTCCAGGGCCCTGGAGCCAAGAGGCTAGAGGACAGGAGAGTGAAGATAGGAAAGGGCTGCATCAGGTGGTTCAGGAGGAGAGGGTATCACTTCCTGTGGATCTGGAGGTCCACAGTGAAGAACATAACTACTCTCTACAGAGTGAGCTAGACACTGAGTCTAGTCAAGGAACAGACTGTGAtattggagaggaggagaaaggggaagaagatgagaaagaggaggggagagaagccATGGAGGAAGTGAAGGAAAAGGAGGAGCTTCAGCCCCATGTGAGACCAAAAAAACGCTGGTGTTACTGGGAATGTAGCCTCTACAGTGAGGCAGAcctggggagagatggagaaagagatagcAGGAGAGCcaaagggagagatgagggaaaggatgaagagaaagatggaggggacATAATCTGGGGCCCTAGCACCCTACCCAGCACCATGTGCCTGATAGGGGGGACCTCCACCAATG GTAAGCAAGGCCAGAGGAAAGCCCGTCGTACAGACGCCAGTGACCTGACCCCGAGCCCTGTGAAGCTACAGAGCCTGGGGGAGCAGCTCCACACACTCAGCTCTGCTCTGGAGGGCATGACTCCAGTCAGTGACCTGCCTGTTACTGCCAGGGCACCAACACGAAAGGAGAGGAACAAACTGGCCTCCAG agcGTGTCGGCTGAAAAAGAAAGCCCAGCATGAGGCCAACAAAATTAAACTGTGGGGGCTGAACCAGGAGTATG ATTGCCTGCTGGGGGCGGTGCTACAGATAAAGGAGCTGATCCGCCAGAgagtggagagcagagaggaagacacAGAGCGAGGCGCTCTGAGAGATCGACTGGAGGACATTCTGAAGGAATCAGCTG ggCCACGTGTAGCAGGTCGAGGCAAAGTGTTTGTGGAGAGGATCTTGAAGAACCATGCCGGGGGACAGAGCACCAGAGAGACTCAGGGAGAAGGAGGGTCATCGGACCCTAGCCTCTAA
- the LOC135512180 gene encoding CREB3 regulatory factor-like isoform X2, which translates to MEPFFGEAYGTHGLSATSEPFTVSPTGGSIESDQCVVVMLGPPALSLCRGQQRGCELLSDLLEDSTTDDTHTSERRWDVSALDDITRYTKGSPERTPPSCERSSVSPEGSREEPWLSQRPGGRQLRNPTDLTPRLGLVAGHHPLTGRGPGPWSQEARGQESEDRKGLHQVVQEERVSLPVDLEVHSEEHNYSLQSELDTESSQGTDCDIGEEEKGEEDEKEEGREAMEEVKEKEELQPHVRPKKRWCYWECSLYSEADLGRDGERDSRRAKGRDEGKDEEKDGGDIIWGPSTLPSTMCLIGGTSTNGKQGQRKARRTDASDLTPSPVKLQSLGEQLHTLSSALEGMTPVSDLPVTARAPTRKERNKLASRACRLKKKAQHEANKIKLWGLNQEYDCLLGAVLQIKELIRQRVESREEDTERGALRDRLEDILKESAGPRVAGRGKVFVERILKNHAGGQSTRETQGEGGSSDPSL; encoded by the exons tgtgtggtggtgatgTTGGGGCCCCCTGCCCTGTCCCTGTGTCGAGGCCAGCAGCGTGGATGTGAGTTACTCAGTGATCTCTTAGAAGACTCGACCACTGATGACACACACACCTCCGAGCGTCGCTGGGACGTCTCGGCCCTGGATGACATTACACGCTATACCAAGGGCAGCCCAGAGAGGACTCCACCGAGCTGCGAGCGCTCTTCCGTCTCACCTGAG GGAAGCAGAGAAGAACCATGGTTATCCCAGAGACCAGGGGGCAGGCAGCTGAGGAACCCTACAGACCTCACACCCCGTTTGGGGTTAGTGGCTGGACACCACCCTCTGACTGGGAGAGGTCCAGGGCCCTGGAGCCAAGAGGCTAGAGGACAGGAGAGTGAAGATAGGAAAGGGCTGCATCAGGTGGTTCAGGAGGAGAGGGTATCACTTCCTGTGGATCTGGAGGTCCACAGTGAAGAACATAACTACTCTCTACAGAGTGAGCTAGACACTGAGTCTAGTCAAGGAACAGACTGTGAtattggagaggaggagaaaggggaagaagatgagaaagaggaggggagagaagccATGGAGGAAGTGAAGGAAAAGGAGGAGCTTCAGCCCCATGTGAGACCAAAAAAACGCTGGTGTTACTGGGAATGTAGCCTCTACAGTGAGGCAGAcctggggagagatggagaaagagatagcAGGAGAGCcaaagggagagatgagggaaaggatgaagagaaagatggaggggacATAATCTGGGGCCCTAGCACCCTACCCAGCACCATGTGCCTGATAGGGGGGACCTCCACCAATG GTAAGCAAGGCCAGAGGAAAGCCCGTCGTACAGACGCCAGTGACCTGACCCCGAGCCCTGTGAAGCTACAGAGCCTGGGGGAGCAGCTCCACACACTCAGCTCTGCTCTGGAGGGCATGACTCCAGTCAGTGACCTGCCTGTTACTGCCAGGGCACCAACACGAAAGGAGAGGAACAAACTGGCCTCCAG agcGTGTCGGCTGAAAAAGAAAGCCCAGCATGAGGCCAACAAAATTAAACTGTGGGGGCTGAACCAGGAGTATG ATTGCCTGCTGGGGGCGGTGCTACAGATAAAGGAGCTGATCCGCCAGAgagtggagagcagagaggaagacacAGAGCGAGGCGCTCTGAGAGATCGACTGGAGGACATTCTGAAGGAATCAGCTG ggCCACGTGTAGCAGGTCGAGGCAAAGTGTTTGTGGAGAGGATCTTGAAGAACCATGCCGGGGGACAGAGCACCAGAGAGACTCAGGGAGAAGGAGGGTCATCGGACCCTAGCCTCTAA